A genomic segment from Chitinophaga flava encodes:
- a CDS encoding S41 family peptidase → MKKFIFGCAALMVAASSYAQDNALWLRNPSISPDGSTIAFGYKGDIYRVDAKGGVAVPLTIHEAHDMMPVWSHDSKYIAFASDRYGNFDVFVMPATGGIPVRLTTNSAADYPYDFSPDNKQVLFGSVRNAPALSSRFPYSAFRNTYTVPVTGGRPFLVSAAGFDAAAYNKDGSKIIFQDCKGHEDPLRKHHTSSVTRDIWLMDVAKGTYEQISTYEGEDREPVFGNNNDVYYLSEKGGISQNLFKSSLTDKSKMEQLTSFTNHPVRNLTRAQDNTFCFTYNGEVYTMKEGEKPHKVAVRIFNDGREGVVKNIPVTGNITEFAMSPDGKEMAFVARGEVYVSSAEGNMTKRITNTPQQERMVEWSPDGKRLIYAAERNGNWDIYQTTRVRKEEPYFFSATLLKEEPLIATAAEEFQPKFSPDGKEVAYVENRNILKIFNLASGKSRPILPEGHNHSYADGDWAFNWSPDSKWILVDDQRNASFVTFGVSNISLLPAVGNGTPFYPVNSGFGEVNGKWTAEGKLMTWTSDRDGRRSLGKEGSRESDIYGVFLDQETYDKFKLSKNEFALLKESGDSRAKEKDSTAAKKAFQPDFNNLESRRVRLTINSASIADYVVNKDASKVFYMAEFEKGYDLWVTEPRTRQTSILAKMGESPGSMALSKDGNTLFVSTSGSVVKVDVNSGKVTPININTEMALNQAKEREYIYWHAWKLVKEEFYDPTLHGIDWKMYGDNYARFLPYISNNYDFQELLSELLGELNASHTGGQYFTTIPNGDQTDALGLLYDETFKADGLKVDEVIKGGPLDRAASNLKKGDIIEKIDGVAITSDFDWSSLLNRKMGTNVLLSIYNPVSKQRWDETVKPISVREESRLMYKRWVNSMSEMVDKLSDGKVGYVHVKSMDDPSFRTVYDVAMGKNKGKKALIVDTRFNGGGWLHDDLMQFLTGKKYLDYAPQGHRLDAGDPVGNWQGPSCVVMNEGNYSDAVIFPYVYKQEKIGKLIGMPAAGTGTAVWWETQIDPSIRFGIPTIATIGKENRPTENLQVEPDIRVPLRYEEFLAGKDAQMEAAVKEMLKEVK, encoded by the coding sequence ATGAAGAAATTTATTTTTGGCTGTGCAGCATTAATGGTGGCTGCCAGCTCCTATGCCCAGGATAATGCCCTATGGCTTAGAAACCCTTCAATATCCCCTGATGGAAGTACTATTGCTTTTGGTTACAAGGGTGATATTTACCGCGTAGACGCCAAAGGTGGCGTGGCTGTTCCACTCACCATCCATGAGGCACATGATATGATGCCTGTATGGAGCCACGACAGTAAATACATCGCATTCGCCAGCGATCGTTATGGTAACTTCGACGTGTTCGTTATGCCAGCTACCGGCGGCATACCTGTACGTCTTACCACCAACAGCGCGGCAGATTATCCGTACGATTTCAGCCCGGATAACAAACAGGTATTGTTTGGTAGTGTTAGAAATGCTCCTGCTCTGAGTTCCCGCTTCCCTTACTCCGCTTTCCGTAACACGTACACCGTACCTGTTACCGGCGGAAGACCTTTCCTGGTAAGTGCCGCCGGCTTCGATGCCGCCGCTTATAACAAAGATGGCAGCAAAATTATCTTCCAGGATTGTAAAGGACATGAGGATCCTTTACGTAAACACCATACCTCTTCTGTTACCCGCGATATCTGGTTAATGGATGTGGCTAAAGGTACCTACGAACAAATCTCTACCTATGAAGGTGAAGACCGTGAGCCTGTTTTCGGTAACAATAACGATGTGTACTACCTGAGCGAAAAAGGTGGTATCTCTCAAAACCTCTTCAAAAGCTCGCTGACCGATAAATCCAAAATGGAGCAACTGACCAGCTTTACGAATCATCCGGTTCGTAACCTGACCAGAGCCCAAGACAATACCTTCTGCTTTACCTATAACGGAGAAGTATACACGATGAAAGAAGGAGAGAAACCTCACAAAGTAGCTGTCCGGATCTTCAACGATGGCCGTGAAGGCGTGGTGAAAAATATTCCTGTGACAGGTAACATTACCGAATTTGCGATGAGCCCTGACGGTAAGGAGATGGCTTTTGTAGCCAGAGGAGAGGTGTATGTGAGCAGCGCGGAAGGTAATATGACCAAACGTATTACCAATACGCCCCAACAGGAAAGAATGGTGGAATGGTCTCCGGACGGTAAACGCTTGATCTATGCTGCTGAACGCAATGGTAACTGGGATATCTACCAGACTACACGCGTTCGCAAGGAAGAGCCTTACTTCTTCAGTGCTACCCTGCTGAAAGAAGAACCGCTGATTGCGACCGCTGCGGAAGAATTCCAGCCAAAATTCTCTCCGGATGGTAAAGAAGTGGCTTACGTGGAAAATCGTAATATTCTCAAAATATTCAACCTGGCCAGTGGTAAAAGCAGACCCATTCTGCCGGAAGGTCATAACCACTCTTACGCTGATGGCGACTGGGCATTTAACTGGAGTCCCGACAGTAAATGGATCCTCGTGGATGATCAAAGAAATGCCAGCTTCGTGACCTTCGGCGTTAGCAATATCTCCTTATTGCCAGCTGTTGGAAACGGAACACCTTTCTATCCTGTAAACAGCGGCTTCGGTGAAGTCAATGGTAAATGGACGGCAGAAGGCAAACTCATGACCTGGACCAGCGATCGTGATGGACGTAGATCCCTCGGGAAAGAAGGTAGCCGCGAATCCGATATTTATGGCGTTTTCCTGGATCAGGAAACATACGATAAATTCAAATTGTCCAAAAATGAATTTGCCCTTTTGAAAGAATCCGGCGATTCCAGAGCAAAAGAAAAAGACAGCACTGCTGCTAAAAAAGCATTCCAACCTGATTTCAATAACCTGGAAAGTCGCAGGGTACGCCTGACTATCAACTCCGCATCTATCGCTGATTACGTAGTAAATAAAGACGCAAGCAAAGTATTCTACATGGCCGAGTTTGAAAAAGGCTACGATCTCTGGGTAACTGAACCAAGAACCAGGCAAACCAGCATCCTCGCTAAAATGGGCGAATCTCCCGGTAGTATGGCACTCAGCAAAGATGGTAATACCCTCTTTGTAAGCACTAGCGGTAGCGTGGTGAAAGTAGATGTCAACTCCGGTAAAGTAACGCCTATCAATATCAATACCGAAATGGCACTCAACCAGGCAAAAGAACGCGAATACATCTACTGGCACGCATGGAAACTAGTGAAAGAGGAATTCTATGATCCTACACTCCATGGTATAGACTGGAAAATGTATGGCGACAATTACGCTCGTTTCCTGCCTTATATCAGCAATAATTACGACTTCCAGGAATTACTGAGTGAACTGCTGGGCGAACTGAATGCTTCCCATACGGGTGGCCAGTATTTTACCACGATTCCAAATGGCGACCAGACAGATGCCCTCGGCCTGCTCTACGATGAAACCTTCAAAGCAGACGGTTTGAAAGTAGATGAGGTAATCAAAGGCGGACCATTGGATAGAGCTGCTTCCAACCTGAAAAAAGGCGATATCATCGAGAAAATTGATGGCGTAGCTATTACCAGCGATTTCGACTGGTCATCCTTGTTGAATCGTAAAATGGGTACCAATGTACTGCTCAGCATTTACAACCCTGTGTCAAAACAACGTTGGGACGAAACCGTTAAGCCTATCTCTGTACGTGAAGAATCCAGATTGATGTACAAACGTTGGGTAAACAGCATGTCTGAAATGGTAGACAAACTGTCTGACGGAAAAGTAGGTTACGTACACGTAAAAAGCATGGACGACCCTTCTTTCCGTACCGTATATGATGTGGCAATGGGTAAAAACAAAGGCAAAAAAGCCCTCATCGTGGACACACGTTTCAACGGTGGCGGATGGCTGCATGATGACCTCATGCAATTCCTGACTGGCAAAAAATACCTGGACTACGCGCCGCAAGGCCATCGTCTGGATGCCGGTGACCCGGTGGGAAACTGGCAGGGCCCTAGCTGCGTAGTGATGAATGAAGGAAACTACAGTGATGCTGTCATCTTCCCGTATGTCTACAAACAAGAAAAGATAGGTAAACTGATAGGTATGCCAGCAGCCGGTACCGGGACCGCAGTATGGTGGGAGACACAGATTGACCCTTCTATCAGATTCGGTATTCCGACGATAGCAACTATCGGTAAGGAAAACCGTCCTACTGAAAACCTGCAGGTAGAACCAGATATCCGCGTACCATTACGCTACGAGGAATTCCTCGCTGGTAAAGATGCGCAGATGGAAGCTGCCGTGAAGGAAATGCTGAAAGAAGTGAAGTAA
- a CDS encoding SDR family oxidoreductase, whose protein sequence is MEKAINKVALVTGAATGIGRAIAIRLAKDGIAVAVNYVGSSEQADEVVNEIKNAGGIAVAFQADVSAVTEITELFNAVSAEFGGIDIVVANAGIAVMGIPIIDVTEADFDRINAVNYKGTYFVLQQAARQVRDGGRIIQISSTSALYPAAGLGIYAPSKAAGKVVTEILAQELGHRKISVNSVFPGPTTTPLLQKEVSKEEMERIGQNMNLGRMGEPEDIAGVVAFLAGPEGAWINGQQIIVNGGGRI, encoded by the coding sequence ATGGAAAAGGCAATCAATAAAGTAGCACTGGTAACTGGTGCAGCAACGGGGATCGGTCGTGCTATTGCTATTCGTTTGGCAAAAGACGGGATTGCAGTAGCCGTTAATTATGTGGGTAGTTCGGAACAAGCTGATGAAGTAGTGAATGAAATAAAGAATGCTGGCGGGATAGCAGTCGCCTTTCAGGCAGATGTGAGTGCAGTGACAGAAATTACTGAACTTTTTAATGCCGTCAGTGCGGAATTTGGCGGAATTGATATTGTAGTGGCCAATGCAGGAATTGCCGTAATGGGTATTCCCATTATTGATGTTACGGAAGCTGACTTCGACCGCATCAATGCTGTAAACTACAAAGGAACATATTTTGTGTTGCAACAGGCAGCCAGACAAGTCAGGGATGGCGGACGCATTATTCAGATATCTTCAACGAGTGCGCTTTATCCGGCAGCCGGACTTGGAATTTATGCACCAAGTAAAGCCGCCGGTAAAGTGGTTACAGAAATCCTGGCACAAGAACTTGGGCATCGTAAAATATCAGTCAATAGCGTTTTTCCAGGACCAACAACGACACCGCTGTTACAAAAAGAGGTTTCAAAGGAAGAAATGGAAAGAATCGGCCAGAATATGAACTTAGGAAGAATGGGAGAGCCTGAAGATATAGCGGGTGTAGTTGCATTCTTAGCCGGCCCTGAAGGTGCCTGGATAAATGGACAACAAATAATTGTAAACGGAGGTGGTAGAATATAA